In one Heptranchias perlo isolate sHepPer1 chromosome 25, sHepPer1.hap1, whole genome shotgun sequence genomic region, the following are encoded:
- the acyp1 gene encoding acylphosphatase-1, with amino-acid sequence MSSDDEGHFLSVDYEVFGKVQGVFFRKHTQKEAKRLGLVGWVRNTPRGTVEGALQGAEAHVRSMQAWLRNTGSPKSQIDRVAFTNQKRIQRLEYSDFQIIK; translated from the coding sequence ATGTCGTCCGACGACGAGGGCCACTTCCTCTCGGTGGATTATGAGGTGTTCGGGAAGGTGCAGGGAGTGTTTTTCCGGAAACACACGCAAAAAGAAGCAAagcggctgggcctggtggggtGGGTGCGGAACACGCCGCGGGGGACGGTGGAGGGCGCGCTGCAGGGCGCGGAGGCGCATGTGCGCTCCATGCAGGCCTGGCTCCGCAACACCGGCAGCCCCAAGTCTCAGATCGACAGAGTGGCGTTCACCAACCAGAAGCGAATCCAGCGGCTGGAGTACTCGGACTTCCAGATCATCAAATAA